The stretch of DNA gcaatagccaaaaatacattgtatgggtcaaaattatcaatttttcttttatgccaaaaatcattaggatattaagtaaagattatgttccatgaagatattttgtaaatttcttaccgtaaatgtataaaaacttcatttttgattagtaatgcgcattgctaagaacttaatttggacaactttaaaggtgattttctcaatatttagatttttttgcaccctcagattccagattttcaaatagttgcatctcagccaaatattgtccgatcctaacaaaccatacatcaatggaaagattatttattcagctttcagatgatgtataaatgccaatttcgaaaaattgacacttgagactggttttgtggtccagggtcacatatatgatgatataatattatatgtTCCCAGTGGAGACAGATATTGTCTGCTGGAGTATGTAGGGAGCagtgaacactctgtagtgaaGCATCTATATACTGTGTATGAAACCCTCATCATCTGTGTTGTTTCTGTCAGACCCAGCCGGTGCCGAACCCCATGTCCTACTACATGCATCGCTCGCCGTGGTGGTTTCATCGATTCGAGACTCTCGGCAATCACTTCATCGAGCTCGTGGTGCCCTTCTTCACCTTCATGGGCCGGCGGATGTGCATGCTGAACGGAGTCCTGCAGATCCTCTTCCAGGCGCGTTTCAGAACTGACTGTTCCCACTTACAGTCACAAGTGTGAAAGCTGCCATGTCATATTTTCCAGATCATTTCAGAGCAGCTTCAATCACGGCTTTGTTGCCATCTAGTGGCATCAGTGGGTCGTTTGCTTAAAAGGAAAAGCTCATGTGTTTCTGTATGGTTTCTAACAGGTTGTTCTGATCATTAGTGGCAATCTGAGTTTTCTGAACTGGTTGACTATAGTTCCCAGTCTGGCATGTTTCGACGACGCTGCTTTGGCGTTTCTGTTCCGCCGCTCTGGACGAGCCAGACAGACTTTACTGCAGATTCAGACGGAGGAGGCTTCAGGACTCAAACCTCAGCCCTCCAAAGGTCTTGACATGCTTCACTTACACGCACCGTTATCGAATGATACGTTTGGCtttgcaaagttttaaataataataaatcacaagATATTGCTAACTAAAACGACAAACATTATTgcaaataaagctgaaataaaatataaatattagatggaaaAACTTTAAATTAGAAATGTGGCCTTCacagtaaaaataatttgtgaagttgtaaataaaacaattattagagtgcattttacaagaaaatactttgTATTTCAGTCTTTTTCAGTGTGATACTTGCTGATttgttgtaattatttgtgaaatttgctTGCAATTTCTGATTTGAGATTTAAGGTTTACaaccttttttttctattgttgACAAATACGTGAAATAAGATTGAAGCACTGAAATTGCTTTTTAAagctaaaacttaaaaaatgtacataGCAAAATtcaagtaaaatgtaaatgaaaacaagaataaaactaatttaaaatatttatagaaCTGTAATCgtgcataaataatattaaaatatttatgttttgatGTTAGCTTGTTGCTATTATCAGATTAAAAATAGCAATGCATTGCACAATGTgttaagtaaaatatatttaatacgtATACGTAGtacaaaagtttgtggtcagagagatttttaatgtttttgaaagaagactcttctgcttatcaaggctgcatttatttgattaaaaatacagtaaaaacacagaaatattattacagtgtaaaatagctgttttctatgtgaatatatgttaaaatgttatttattgctgtgatcaaagctgaattttcagcaacattgctccagtcttcgttgtcacacgatccttcagaaatcaatccaatatgtgaccctggagcacaaaagcagtcatgaagcagcacaggtatatttgtagcaaaagccaaaaacacattgtatgggtcaaaattatcaatttttcttttatgccaaaaatcattaggatattaagtaaaaatcatgttccatgtagatattttgtaaatttcctaccataaatatatcaaaacttaatttttgattagtaatgcgcattgctaagaacttcgtttggacaactttaaagatgattttctcaatatttagatttttctgcaccctcagattccatttgtatctcggccaaatattgccatatcctaacaaatcatacatcaatggaaaacttatttattcagtttcagattatgtataaattgacccttatgactggttttgtggtcctggcTCACAAATGccaatttgctgctcaagaaacatttgtgattattatcaatgctgaaaacagttcatATTCTTGTGGAAACAtattagaaagttcaaaagaacagcgtttattagaaatagaagtcacttttgatcaatttaactcTTCCTTGATGATTAAAAGTCTCATCGTTTGTATATGTTTCTAATCTGGGCTCAGATCGAATCCGTCCCCTGTCACTGTTTTCTTCTGATTGTGTCTCTGGTCAGGTATGTTGATCAGACGTGTGCTGAATGTGTCTCTGGGGATTCTGATAGCGTATCTGAGCGTCCCGGTCGTGATGAACCTGCTGAGCTCCAGACAGATGATGAACACCTCGTTTGATCCCCTGCGGATCGTCAACACGTACGGAGCCTTTGGCAGGTAGCGCATCCATCTCTGTCTGAAAGTGGCATTTATAAACATCTGCTCTATATAAAGCTCATCAGTAACCAGCAGATGGCAGAGTCTAACCAGCTCACGTGTGTCTCTGGCGCAGTGTCACAAAGGAGCGGACGGAAGTGGTGTTTCAGGGCACGCTGAGCGTCAATCACACCGGAGAGGAGGTGATATGGGAGGAGTATGAGTTCGTGTGTAAACCTGGAGCTCTGGACCGAAGGCCGTGCCTCATCTCGCCGTATCACTACAGGCTGGACTGGCTCATGTGGTTCGCTGCCTTTCAGGTTAAACAGAGAGAGGAGACGCTCTGTATTTACCAGAAAACGATACATCAGAAAGTCGCATCAGTGTAGCTATAAGTCACcagtaaattaaacaaaatgaaacattataaacctttatttttgtttatgtcactccacaacaaatcaTTAAGAATAGAACAGGAGTAAAAAATGTAAAGCGTACCGGAATTCgttataaacaacatttatcaTAAACGACATcctaaacatatttatttaaagtgaaacACAAACTATCAGTGTGTGCAAAATGCTCTATATAGATAAACTCACAAGTGTGCTATGTGTAGAGTTAATTGCATGATATAAGTCAGTTTGGAATGGAAGTAACAGCACGTTTCAGATgatgatggaaaaaaaaagaggtaGTATTCTGGAAAATACGGTAATTATAACACCACTGCTAGTCTGGGTTTATTAGCTTTCTGCCTTTTACCTTGAGGCTTTTAGCCTTTCTGTTTTTGTGGGACTTgtgttaaagtgcccctattatgggtaatgaaaggttcatattttggtcaACGGGTTGActtgcatgcaaggtcaaaaaacactttcattgtcttataatatgcatttatttttatcttgcttgctcaacgactcctgAACGaggattcatttttccaaacccctcctttgcgtgacgctaatctgcggtgattgttCTCATTTTCATCTGATCTCGCCTGTAAcgcctgataaagcagtgtttgtgagcgcagtgctgctttgtgtacagcgttaccggggaaactgctattttttaacgctccaaaagcagcacctagtgacaaagaatgaatttgcattttcattcagaccaatgtgaaaagaccaacaagtgggctgcaatatgttaatgtttcatgttcatgatgtcaacatgaaacggcttgggatttgTTTTAAAACCGACTCATTTCCATGATTCAGAGTTGACTCTTTCTTCGGAGAGACAATAACTTCATACACGGTGCATGAaagctcatttttaaaaatccataataggggcactttaaaggaatagttcgcctgaaaatgaatatgaaaatgtgttcaccctcaggccatccaagtaaatgagtttgtttcttcatcaaaacagatttagagaatttagcattgcatcacttgctcacaatTGGATCctatgggtgccgtcagaatgagagtccaaacagctgataaaaacatcacaataatccacaccactccagtccatcagttaacatctggagaagacaaaagctgaaacaaatccatcattaatttgtttttaactaaaagagtccataatccataataacgcttcctccagtgaaaaagtggtcttgtctgaatcaggagagaaatctgcacagatcaagcagtgtttacaagccaaaacagctctaaacaaatatgtcgcTGGATTTTGacgtgagagacaacaggagatgga from Onychostoma macrolepis isolate SWU-2019 chromosome 12, ASM1243209v1, whole genome shotgun sequence encodes:
- the lmf1 gene encoding lipase maturation factor 1 isoform X2, whose amino-acid sequence is MLDSFGWESQLLETGFLGIFLCPLWSLCPLPRRCPPSLVSIWTFRWLIVRIMLGAGLIKIRGDRCWRELTCMDYHYETQPVPNPMSYYMHRSPWWFHRFETLGNHFIELVVPFFTFMGRRMCMLNGVLQILFQVVLIISGNLSFLNWLTIVPSLACFDDAALAFLFRRSGRARQTLLQIQTEEASGLKPQPSKGMLIRRVLNVSLGILIAYLSVPVVMNLLSSRQMMNTSFDPLRIVNTYGAFGSVTKERTEVVFQGTLSVNHTGEEVIWEEYEFVCKPGALDRRPCLISPYHYRLDWLMWFAAFQTYEQSEWVIHIAGRLLANDSTILSLIGHNPFQNREKPRWIRGEHFRYKFTRPGSSSAAQGKWWVRKRIGPYFPAVNLDSLRSYFQSRNWPLPGSY